The genomic DNA GTTGGCCTTACGAAACAGGCCcttaaaacaaatttattcgttaaacatatttttttaatggaggttaatttttttctaGAAGTTCTTGTAATGAAGGATACAGATAGAGCTTACTTCAATTGGTAGAGACACTATATAACATATGTAGAGATCGGATTTCAAACCTCTGACAACTCACTTCTTCACATTTTAAATTTGTGAACTCTAGTCACcaaactacttaaaaaaaaaggtacgaatagaatattatacaaacaaATATGATATTTCTAGCTAAAATGACGAATTAATGTTTGCTAACCATATTTGAAAATTCACCAATACACAAAGTAAGTGCTTTAGGATCACTATAGTGTTGAGACGTACATTTCGTGATCGTCTGTCTGCTTTTTTTTACactaatatgtataaataataaataatgtcaTGCcattaagcattttttttaagtatatgttagtaaagaaataattaatatgcacgcgaaaattttaaagggttaTTTTAAAGGTTAAATTACATTAGAtatcttttaagttatttaattaaaacaaattgaTTTGAAGTTTTTCATAGTACTTCCTTCTTtaggtaaccaaaaaaaaagtacttccTTCTTTATGTTATTAAATTGTAGTAAAGTAATCctttaagttttctttttcaCCGCTTAGACCTTCAAGTTATTTAAGTTAACGGTAAACGTCAAATAATTTACATTTCTAAGattcaaaattcttcaaattgtTGTTCCATTCCTATAAATACCCGTTCTCATGAATATTGAAACCACATCTCAGTTGTGTAAGAtacaaacaaaatttcatatggCAACTTCAAAAGTTCTAAGCATTGCTCTCTTTGTGCTGTTGGGTTTAAGCATGTGTTCTGCTACTAGAAAACTCTCCCAAGAAGGATCTGGGGGACTGCCTGGTGGTGGTGGACTTCCTGGTGTAGGATCTGGCGAAGGTGGTGGACTTCCTGGTGTAGGATCTGGTGGAGGACTGCCTGGTGGTGGTGGACTTCCTGTTGTTGGATCTGGTAGAGGACTGCTTGGTGGTCTCGTGGGAGGACTGCCTGTTGTTGGTGGACTTCTTGGTCCAATTCTTGGTGGATAGTGCCGTGAAGGTGCGCATATTGGAAATAATGATGGCATTGTACCTGATGGTCATCACTAACTTATAATGATATCTTCATAAATAATATCTATATAGTTCTCCTCCTAATAACCATATATATTCTGTAGAATATATCAACAAGAATAAGATATGCCTataaactttaattaataatatatttacaatGTTGAGTTCATGCAAATTGATGCACTATCATGAAAAACTATATTCTTATGTCCACCGAATGATTATAATTCTTtccatttttgtgttttttttgtggtgttactttcattttttaattaacaatatTATAAGTGAAAGAAAAGATTGAAGAGCAACACTAACGACATCTGAAGTCCCGATACTTAAAAATAGATGACGTATTGTATTCCCTGcatatcctgcaccgatacctggctgatacttcccgatacgtatcaggagatcgtatccgaagattaaagtttattttttaaaaaaataattatctgatACTTCTCGATACAtatcaggagagtatccgaTAATTATCTTGCACTGATATCTGCCCTGATACTTCCcaattaatgttaactaaaataacttaactgatgtgttcttttttggatatagtgtttttttttatcgatatagtataacactaacaatgttccttttggatatagtataacactgatggtgctctttttgtgatatattgtgtatgtaattgactaatcatcactctcttaatcgtcaatattatttatatttatgttgatgtgatACGAGTCTATGACcgatttcttttgtttgttaaaaaatggttataattatattgtacatttaattatataacttTTGTTTATTAATGTATTCCAGCcatatcgtatcttgatttttaaaaaatttccatatcggtgcagtatcgtatctcgAATCAGGGCTTCACAACATCATCTAAATTTTTCTACCCTCCACCTGTTTACCGATTGTACATGTTccctgcattttttttatatatttttgttttactttaatgtgtttgaaattcatcatccTCCCCTTCATTGCACAATCTTTCATACTGCCCTTTTCTTTAGTCCTTCGTTCTAAAGAGCTCCTGCGCTGCAAACTCCATTCAATTATGATTACCCCAAATTTCCTTTCTCTTGCAgacttaaacttttaaaattgttgatttGTTTGACCTTTGAATTGTAGTGGTTTTGAATGTATACTAGGCTTATTAATTGAAATCCATAATTGTTTGTGGTGGTAAATAATTGATAACAGATTCAATTTTTCTACAATTTCTCATGCACCATTTGGTTTCGTCCCCACAAGCTATTTTTCTAACAACCATTGTTTTTCCTGGGTGAATGTCAAtgggtaaaaaaatataatatgtcaGTCAGATTGACGGAAAGGGCAATTCCATCTAAACTGACAATACATATCGATTCACTTCATGGaagaaaaaatatctttttaaccTTTGTGTCTACTTGttttatctcttttataaacaaatCCAAGACGTTTTTTGAAGGTTTTGTTGTTGAGGTAGTAagaattgaagagagagaagaaccCTTTAAGGCTTTTGGCTTTTGCAGATTGTGGTTGTTATGCTTTTGTCAAACAGAACCGGTAACTggtaaatcattttaaaatattagtgATGAAAAAATAACCCTTTAAGGCTTTTGGCTTTTGGAGAGAGTAACCATTGTTATGCTTTTGTCAAACAGGCAGTACCGgcaaatcattttaaaatattggtgACGTGGACCAATGAGTGTGAGTGTGTGGAGCATGTTGTTTGTGATGTTCCTTCTGCAACCCATCAATTATTAGATTTTTCGGACGAAGAAGGTTGTGTGGAGCATGTAGAAGCATGTTGCTCCATTTACAAAAGCACACACGCTGGAATATTAAACTTTGCTAGATTGCTGAAGTGACTCAATCCTCATAAAAAGTTCGGTGAAAATGATGATGAGGAAGAAAGCTTAGGTTGGATTCAGACAACAATTGGATCCTCGTATGATACACTCGAGATGCATTTCTTGAATTTCGTCTTATGTAGCTGAAAACAAGTTGAGAACGACTTTCAAAAGAGGAGGTTCTAATAGCAAATCATGAAGAAG from Medicago truncatula cultivar Jemalong A17 chromosome 8, MtrunA17r5.0-ANR, whole genome shotgun sequence includes the following:
- the LOC112417138 gene encoding sulfated surface glycoprotein 185 is translated as MPSLFPICAPSRHYPPRIGPRSPPTTGSPPTRPPSSPLPDPTTGSPPPPGSPPPDPTPGSPPPSPDPTPGSPPPPGSPPDPSWESFLVAEHMLKPNSTKRAMLRTFEVAI